A genomic segment from Tuwongella immobilis encodes:
- a CDS encoding dihydroorotase: protein MSTILIRNGRVIDPSQLIDRIDDLWIVDDRILGIGPQPNRHPDTIIDATGQIVAPGLIDIHVHLREPGREEDETIASGTAAALAGGVTSVACMPNTEPAIDSQAAAEFVILQAKRAGNANVFPIGAITKGRLGQELAEFGGLVEGGAVAFTDDGTPVVSAEIMRRALEYSRMFDKPILSHAEDLDLTRGGVMNEGIESLRLGLRGMPAIAEEVMIYRDIALAERTGGRLHILHVSTAGGVDLIRQGKKRGVRVTGEACPHHFTLTDRCLRTFDSNFKMSPPLRTDNDVQAIIEGLKDGTLDALATDHAPHAPEKKSRELEHTPNGILGLETFLPLCVTYLVEPGHLSWSEMIRKMTLVPAGIMSLPRGTLKANAIADVTIIDPTTTYTIDVNQSRSKSRNSPYHGWSVRGRATTVLVGGRVKYQLAGTPPPQSTHLA from the coding sequence ATGAGCACGATTCTGATTCGCAATGGCCGGGTGATCGATCCGAGCCAACTGATTGACCGCATCGACGATCTTTGGATCGTTGATGATCGGATTCTCGGCATCGGCCCGCAGCCGAATCGCCACCCCGATACCATCATTGATGCCACCGGCCAAATTGTTGCGCCAGGGCTGATCGACATCCACGTTCACCTGCGTGAACCGGGCCGCGAGGAAGATGAGACCATCGCTTCCGGCACCGCGGCGGCCTTAGCTGGAGGCGTGACCTCGGTTGCCTGCATGCCGAATACCGAGCCGGCGATCGATTCGCAAGCGGCGGCGGAATTCGTCATTCTGCAAGCGAAGCGGGCTGGCAACGCGAATGTCTTCCCGATTGGTGCCATCACCAAGGGGCGACTCGGCCAGGAACTCGCCGAATTCGGCGGACTCGTCGAAGGGGGCGCGGTCGCCTTCACCGATGACGGTACTCCGGTGGTCAGCGCCGAAATCATGCGACGAGCGTTGGAATACTCTCGCATGTTCGACAAGCCGATTCTCTCCCACGCCGAGGATCTCGACCTGACCCGTGGCGGGGTGATGAACGAGGGAATCGAAAGTCTGCGACTGGGCCTTCGCGGCATGCCCGCCATCGCCGAAGAAGTGATGATCTATCGGGATATTGCCCTGGCTGAACGGACTGGCGGCCGGCTGCACATTCTGCACGTCTCGACGGCAGGCGGGGTCGATCTGATTCGCCAGGGGAAAAAGCGCGGTGTGCGCGTGACGGGTGAAGCCTGCCCGCACCACTTCACGCTCACCGATCGATGCCTGCGGACCTTCGATAGCAACTTCAAGATGTCGCCGCCGCTGCGAACCGACAACGACGTGCAAGCGATTATCGAGGGATTGAAAGACGGGACGCTAGACGCACTGGCGACCGATCACGCACCGCACGCCCCCGAAAAGAAATCGCGCGAACTCGAGCACACGCCCAACGGCATTCTCGGGTTGGAGACGTTTCTGCCGCTATGCGTCACCTATCTGGTGGAGCCAGGCCACTTGAGCTGGTCGGAGATGATCCGCAAGATGACGTTGGTGCCCGCTGGCATTATGAGTCTGCCACGCGGAACGCTCAAGGCCAACGCCATTGCGGATGTGACCATCATCGATCCGACCACGACGTACACGATTGATGTGAATCAGTCGCGGTCGAAAAGTCGCAACTCGCCCTACCACGGCTGGAGCGTGCGTGGTCGGGCGACGACGGTATTGGTGGGAGGCCGAGTCAAGTATCAACTTGCCGGGACACCCCCACCGCAATCGACTCACTTGGCCTGA
- a CDS encoding excinuclease ABC subunit UvrC: protein MSSVETPEPNALPPHEKVKTFPTTPGVYLMKDAEGKVIYVGKAKVLRNRASHYFTQLAAEEQRTRELVKHIADLDYIQTDTEVDALLLESRLVKDLMPRFNIDLKDDKSFPYLQIRMREEFPRVEFTRNPKRRGVKLYGPFTSARSLRMAIQVLQRIFQFRTCKLDINSSEERWRWFRPCLLASIRQCTAPCNLRVTPEEYRKQIRSLRMVMEGKKGRLIREMERDMLAASEAMLFEKAARLRDEIAALQKLELRGEAKRDIQPHVFHIDPKKGLRGLKKILGLKEVPRTIEGVDIAHLGGQDTVASLVSFLDGIPFKNGYRKYKIRTVEGIDDFASIREIISRRFRSAANDESIFPDILLIDGGKGQLNAARDVFKMLGVEPPCLISLAKQEEEIFRPGESESIKLSRSSEALRILQSVRDEAHRFAQHYLHTLRKRRMFEE, encoded by the coding sequence ATGTCCAGCGTGGAAACCCCCGAACCGAATGCCCTCCCCCCTCACGAGAAGGTCAAGACCTTCCCCACCACTCCGGGCGTCTATTTGATGAAAGACGCAGAGGGAAAAGTCATTTATGTGGGCAAAGCGAAAGTCCTGCGCAATCGGGCATCGCACTACTTCACCCAACTGGCCGCCGAGGAACAGCGCACTCGCGAATTGGTCAAACATATCGCGGATCTGGACTACATTCAGACCGATACCGAAGTGGATGCCTTGTTACTGGAATCGCGGTTGGTCAAAGACCTGATGCCGCGATTCAATATCGACCTCAAAGACGACAAATCGTTCCCGTATTTGCAGATCCGCATGCGAGAGGAATTCCCGCGTGTGGAATTCACCCGCAACCCCAAACGTCGCGGCGTGAAGTTGTACGGTCCCTTCACCAGCGCACGCAGCTTGCGAATGGCCATTCAAGTGTTGCAGCGAATCTTCCAATTTCGCACCTGCAAGCTCGACATCAACTCCAGCGAGGAGCGATGGCGGTGGTTCCGCCCCTGTCTGCTCGCCAGCATTCGCCAATGCACGGCCCCGTGTAATCTGCGGGTCACACCCGAGGAATATCGCAAGCAGATTCGCTCGCTACGCATGGTCATGGAAGGCAAAAAAGGGCGACTGATTCGGGAGATGGAACGCGACATGCTCGCGGCGAGTGAGGCGATGCTGTTCGAGAAGGCCGCTCGACTGCGCGATGAAATTGCCGCCCTGCAAAAACTCGAACTTCGCGGGGAGGCCAAGCGCGACATTCAACCGCACGTCTTCCATATCGACCCGAAGAAGGGATTGCGCGGCCTAAAGAAAATTCTCGGCCTGAAGGAAGTTCCGCGCACCATCGAGGGAGTGGATATCGCCCATCTCGGCGGGCAGGACACGGTTGCATCGCTGGTATCGTTTCTGGATGGGATTCCGTTCAAGAATGGGTATCGCAAATACAAGATCCGCACCGTCGAAGGAATCGACGATTTTGCGTCCATTCGAGAAATCATCAGCCGCCGATTCCGCAGTGCCGCCAACGATGAGAGCATCTTCCCGGATATTCTGCTGATCGACGGCGGCAAGGGGCAGTTGAACGCCGCGCGGGACGTCTTCAAGATGCTGGGCGTCGAACCACCCTGCCTGATTTCCTTGGCGAAACAGGAAGAAGAAATTTTTCGCCCCGGTGAAAGCGAATCGATTAAACTCAGTCGCAGTTCGGAAGCCCTGCGAATCCTGCAAAGTGTTCGCGATGAGGCCCACCGATTTGCTCAACATTACTTGCACACCTTGCGAAAGCGTCGGATGTTCGAGGAATGA
- the tsaE gene encoding tRNA (adenosine(37)-N6)-threonylcarbamoyltransferase complex ATPase subunit type 1 TsaE has translation MVATWTVDQLRLPDTLRLGERLGERLFPGAVIALNGTLGAGKTHFTRGIAIGLGIRNPFVVNSPTFVLIQEYTARLPIAHFDTYRLQSVGEFLDLGTAEYFDSDAVSIIEWAEKVTPALPVERLEIQITVVSPEIRTFRLTAMGERYESLLGALQLAWKSDAQSQSGSAEPSESSL, from the coding sequence ATGGTTGCGACTTGGACCGTAGACCAGCTCCGACTTCCCGACACGCTCCGCCTCGGCGAGCGTCTCGGGGAGCGGTTGTTTCCCGGCGCCGTCATCGCCCTCAACGGCACACTCGGGGCCGGAAAAACACACTTCACCCGCGGCATCGCCATCGGATTGGGCATCCGCAATCCGTTTGTCGTCAACAGCCCCACATTCGTGCTGATTCAAGAATACACCGCCCGACTCCCGATTGCCCACTTCGACACCTACCGCTTGCAATCCGTGGGCGAATTCCTCGATCTTGGAACTGCCGAATATTTCGACAGCGATGCTGTTTCGATCATCGAATGGGCGGAGAAAGTCACCCCGGCGTTGCCCGTGGAGCGACTCGAAATTCAAATCACCGTCGTTTCCCCGGAAATCCGCACATTTCGACTCACCGCCATGGGTGAACGCTACGAATCGCTGTTGGGCGCACTTCAACTTGCTTGGAAATCGGACGCACAATCGCAAAGCGGGAGTGCCGAACCGTCCGAATCGTCGCTATAA
- the prfB gene encoding peptide chain release factor 2 (programmed frameshift), whose protein sequence is MSPELRSRVEDMTTRLTLLRDSLDVPNKLSQRAALNEKMEGPTFWDNPDEAQKTIQKVKTLNAVLKPFEELVSAKGDMDAMVELCDEDSSLEPDLTVEVDKVGSMLDAFEFQAMMSGKQDANNAILSIKPGAGGTDACDWAQTLMRMYIRWAERHGFSVEIQDEVPNEEAGIQSVTMRIVGEYAYGHMQSEVGVHRLVRISPFGGGDTRQTSFAAVEVLPEIDDTIEIEVRDCDLIMQTFCSGGPGGQHQNKTQSGVRLIHTPTNVRAESRTERSQPKNYNNALALLKARLYAIEEQKRLGDIANRYDGKGEIAFGSQIRSYIVHPYTLVREERDGIDLKTPDLAGVLDGDLDPFMQAYLRHKVERAHKASLKA, encoded by the exons ATGAGTCCAGAACTGCGCAGTCGCGTTGAAGACATGACCACTCGCTTGACGTTGCTACGGGACTCTCTT GATGTCCCCAACAAATTGAGCCAACGCGCGGCCCTGAACGAAAAGATGGAAGGGCCGACATTCTGGGATAATCCGGACGAAGCACAAAAGACCATCCAAAAAGTCAAGACGTTGAATGCCGTCTTAAAGCCGTTCGAGGAATTGGTTTCGGCCAAAGGCGATATGGATGCCATGGTCGAACTCTGCGATGAAGATTCCAGCTTGGAGCCGGATCTGACCGTGGAAGTCGATAAAGTCGGCTCCATGCTCGATGCGTTTGAATTCCAGGCAATGATGTCCGGCAAGCAAGACGCCAACAACGCGATTCTGTCGATCAAGCCGGGCGCGGGCGGGACCGATGCCTGCGACTGGGCACAAACGCTCATGCGGATGTACATTCGCTGGGCCGAACGTCACGGCTTTTCCGTGGAAATCCAAGACGAAGTGCCCAACGAAGAGGCCGGGATTCAATCCGTGACCATGCGAATCGTCGGCGAATACGCCTACGGACACATGCAATCGGAAGTCGGCGTCCATCGGTTGGTGCGCATCAGCCCGTTTGGTGGCGGAGATACGCGGCAGACCTCGTTTGCGGCCGTCGAAGTCTTGCCCGAAATCGATGACACCATCGAAATCGAAGTCCGCGATTGCGACTTGATTATGCAAACGTTCTGCTCGGGTGGCCCCGGTGGGCAGCACCAGAACAAGACGCAATCCGGTGTGCGACTGATTCACACGCCCACGAACGTGCGGGCCGAAAGCCGTACCGAGCGCAGTCAGCCAAAGAACTACAATAACGCGTTGGCCCTGCTCAAGGCGCGACTGTACGCCATCGAAGAACAAAAACGGTTGGGCGATATTGCGAATCGGTACGACGGCAAAGGTGAAATCGCCTTTGGTAGTCAGATTCGCAGCTACATCGTTCACCCGTACACGCTGGTGCGCGAAGAACGGGACGGAATCGATCTGAAGACTCCCGACTTGGCCGGTGTGTTGGACGGGGATTTGGATCCGTTCATGCAAGCCTACCTGCGTCATAAAGTCGAACGGGCCCACAAAGCCAGCCTGAAGGCATAA